One window of the Methylovirgula sp. HY1 genome contains the following:
- a CDS encoding YqaA family protein, protein MFKKLYLWTLSLAESRHAPFALGLVAFAESSFFPIPPDTILVPMSIARPNRALLYALICTIGSVTGGLLGYAIGALLFDTVGKWLISVYGYGDRVEQMRLLYAHWGWAVILIKGLTPIPFKIVTITSGLLAYSLPLFILLSIVTRAARFFFVAALLHRFGGTIHVLLEKYFGVFLAGLAAITVLGFWIVGHML, encoded by the coding sequence ATGTTCAAAAAGCTTTATCTTTGGACGCTGTCTTTGGCCGAAAGTCGCCATGCGCCGTTCGCGCTGGGTCTCGTTGCTTTTGCCGAAAGTTCGTTTTTTCCGATTCCGCCCGACACGATTCTCGTGCCGATGTCGATCGCGCGGCCCAATCGCGCGCTTCTCTATGCATTGATCTGTACCATAGGCTCCGTCACCGGCGGCTTGTTGGGCTATGCCATCGGCGCGCTGCTTTTCGACACGGTCGGCAAATGGCTGATCTCGGTCTATGGCTATGGCGACCGCGTCGAGCAGATGCGGCTGCTTTATGCCCATTGGGGATGGGCGGTGATTCTGATCAAGGGTTTGACGCCGATTCCGTTCAAGATCGTCACCATCACCAGTGGTCTTCTGGCCTATAGCTTGCCTCTGTTCATTCTTTTGTCGATCGTGACGCGCGCCGCGCGCTTCTTCTTCGTCGCCGCTTTGCTGCACCGCTTTGGCGGCACGATCCATGTTTTGCTCGAAAAATATTTCGGCGTTTTCCTCGCCGGGCTGGCAGCCATTACAGTGCTCGGCTTTTGGATCGTCGGACATATGTTGTGA
- a CDS encoding disulfide bond formation protein B, with protein sequence MRRTLRPALAIFVIATATIAGAWIFQAFGYAPCELCLKERWPYYAGIVVSALTIGLSRRGPRSLLPAAFAVLFLIFAASAVFGTYHAGVEWGFWPGPENCTGSFQKAATMQDFLKQLHTVKVVRCDAVAIRILGLSLAGWNAVISGVLAGLAIVGLRATGEGLSESGF encoded by the coding sequence GTGAGGCGCACGCTCAGGCCGGCGCTTGCCATTTTTGTCATAGCGACTGCGACGATCGCAGGTGCTTGGATCTTCCAAGCTTTCGGCTATGCGCCGTGCGAACTCTGCCTCAAGGAGCGCTGGCCCTATTACGCGGGCATCGTGGTGTCTGCGCTCACGATCGGTCTGTCGCGGCGTGGACCGCGCAGTCTGTTGCCCGCAGCCTTTGCCGTTCTGTTCCTGATTTTTGCCGCGAGCGCGGTCTTCGGCACCTATCATGCCGGCGTCGAATGGGGCTTTTGGCCGGGCCCGGAAAATTGCACCGGGTCGTTTCAAAAAGCCGCGACCATGCAGGATTTCTTGAAGCAGCTTCACACGGTCAAGGTGGTGCGCTGCGATGCCGTCGCGATCCGCATATTGGGCCTGTCGCTGGCCGGCTGGAATGCGGTGATTTCGGGGGTACTGGCAGGGTTGGCAATCGTCGGGCTGCGGGCGACGGGCGAGGGGCTGAGCGAGTCGGGTTTCTAA